The proteins below come from a single Miscanthus floridulus cultivar M001 chromosome 1, ASM1932011v1, whole genome shotgun sequence genomic window:
- the LOC136549493 gene encoding squalene monooxygenase SE1-like, whose amino-acid sequence MAAAAAAAGVGFQLIGAAVATLLAAVLVAAVLGRRRRPRPQAPLVEGKPAPEAGCAVGDGGTDVIIVGAGVAGSALAYTLGKDGRRVLVIERDLTEPDRIVGELLQPGGYLKLIELSLEDCVEEIDAQRVLGYALFKDGRNTKLAYPLEKFHSDVAGRSFHNGRFIQRMRQKAASLPNVQLEQGTVTSLLEENGTVKGVQYKTKSGEELKAYAPLTIVCDGCFSNLRRALCSPKVDVPSCFVGLVLENCQLPHPNHGHVILANPSPILFYPISSTEVRCLVDVPGQKVPSIASGEMANYLKTVVAPQIPPEIYDSFIAAIDKGSIRTMPNRSMPAAPHPTPGALLMGDAFNMRHPLTGGGMTVALSDIVVLRNLLKPLRNLHDASSLCKYLESFYTLRKPVASTINTLAGALYKVFSASPDQARNEMRQACFDYLSLGGVFSNGPIALLSGLNPRPLSLVAHFFAVAIYGVGRLMLPLPSPKRMWIGARLISGACGIILPIIKAEGVRQMFFPATVPAYYRAAPTGE is encoded by the exons atggctgctgctgcggcaGCCGCCGGCGTCGGGTTCCAGCTCATTGGTGCCGCCGTGGCCACGCTCCTCGCGGCGGTCCTTGTTGCGGCCGTGCtggggcgccgccgccggccccggCCCCAGGCGCCTCTGGTGGAAGGGAAACCCGCGCCGGAGGCAGGCTGCGCGGTCGGTGACGGCGGGACGGATGTCATCATCGTCGGCGCCGGGGTAGCTGGATCTGCGCTGGCATACACGCTAGGAAAG GATGGCCGTCGGGTGCTTGTCATCGAGAGGGATCTGACAGAACCTGACAGAATTGTGGGTGAACTGTTGCAACCTGGGGGTTACTTGAAATTAATTGAGTTGAGCCTCGAAG ATTGTGTGGAAGAAATTGATGCCCAGCGTGTCCTTGGTTACGCATTATTCAAAGATGGAAGGAACACAAAGCTTGCTTATCCCTTGGAGAAGTTCCATTCTGATGTTGCTGGTAGGAGCTTTCACAATGGGAGGTTTATACAGAGGATGCGTCAAAAAGCTGCGTCTTTGCCCAA TGTCCAATTAGAGCAAGGAACTGTTACATCACTTCTTGAAGAAAATGGTACTGTTAAAGGTGTTCAATACAAAACCAAGTCAGGTGAAGAACTAAAAGCTTATGCGCCCCTGACGATTGTATGTGATGGCTGCTTTTCGAATCTACGACGTGCCCTTTGCTCTCCAAAG GTTGACGTTCCATCATGTTTTGTTGGGCTGGTATTGGAGAATTGCCAACTTCCACATCCAAACCATGGCCATGTTATCTTGGCCAATCCTTCTCCAATCCTATTTTACCCAATTAGCAGCACAGAGGTGCGCTGTTTGGTTGATGTCCCTGGTCAGAAGGTGCCTTCCATAGCTAGCGGTGAAATGGCAAATTATCTCAAAACTGTTGTTGCACCCCAG ATTCCTCCAGAAATCTATGACTCTTTCATAGCGGCCATTGATAAGGGAAGCATAAGAACAATGCCAAATAGGAGCATGCCAGCGGCTCCACATCCGACCCCTGGTGCGCTTTTGATGGGGGATGCATTCAATATGAGACACCCTTTAACTGGTGGAGGAATGACTGTTGCATTATCTGACATTGTTGTCCTACGTAATCTTCTCAAGCCTCTCCGCAATCTTCATGACGCATCTTCCCTGTGCAAGTACCTTGAATCGTTCTATACACTGCGGAAG CCGGTTGCTTCCACAATAAACACATTGGCCGGTGCTCTGTACAAGGTCTTCAGTGCCTCGCCTGATCAAGCTAGGAATGAGATGCGCCAAGCTTGTTTTGATTACTTGAGCCTTGGAGGCGTCTTCTCAAATGGGCCTATTGCTTTACTCTCTGGTCTTAATCCTCGGCCACTGAGTTTAGTTGCACACTTCTTTGCTGTCGCTATCTACGGTGTTGGCCGCTTGATGCTCCCTCTTCCTTCACCTAAGCGAATGTGGATTGGAGCCAGACTGATTTCT GGTGCATGTGGCATCATCCTCCCTATCATCAAAGCTGAAGGCGTGAGACAGATGTTCTTCCCTGCTACCGTACCTGCATATTACCGGGCCGCACCTACGGGAGAGTAA